The following proteins come from a genomic window of Flavobacteriaceae bacterium MAR_2010_188:
- a CDS encoding Sugar phosphate permease: protein MKHITRAVWILSVISLFTDMASEMLYPIMPIYLKHIGFSVVLIGILEGFAEAIAGLSKGYFGKQSDLSGKRVPFVQVGYALSAISKPMMAIFIYPLWIFFARTIDRIGKGIRTGARDAILSDEATAETKAKVFGFHRSMDTMGAVIGPALALLYLYFYPEDYKTLFFLAFIPGVLAVISSYLLKDKRKPNLETTKGSFFSFLHYWKESPEIYRKLVLGLLFFTLINSSDVFLLLKAKEAGLDDTWVIAVYIFYNLIFALFALPMGILADKVGMKNIFIIGLLIFSVVYFGMAINTNIYFFFGLFFLYGVYASMTEGISKAWITNITSKKDTATAVGNYSGFQSLCAMLSSTLTGFMWFQFGGNAAFMTTAALTIIAIVYFISLPKPQPYVE from the coding sequence TTGAAACACATTACCCGCGCCGTCTGGATTCTATCTGTTATCAGCTTGTTTACCGATATGGCCAGTGAGATGCTCTATCCCATAATGCCGATTTATCTAAAACATATTGGCTTTTCGGTGGTTTTAATCGGTATTCTTGAAGGTTTTGCGGAAGCGATTGCAGGTTTAAGCAAAGGTTATTTTGGAAAACAGTCTGATCTTTCTGGTAAACGGGTCCCTTTTGTACAGGTAGGTTATGCGTTGAGCGCCATCTCTAAACCAATGATGGCCATATTTATTTATCCTCTATGGATATTTTTTGCTAGAACGATAGACCGGATTGGGAAAGGAATTAGGACGGGAGCTCGCGACGCTATTTTGAGCGACGAGGCAACTGCCGAAACCAAGGCCAAGGTTTTTGGATTTCACCGCTCGATGGATACGATGGGCGCGGTGATTGGCCCAGCTTTGGCACTTCTTTACCTTTATTTTTATCCCGAAGATTATAAAACCCTATTTTTTCTGGCATTTATTCCTGGAGTTCTGGCGGTAATTTCTTCGTATCTATTGAAAGATAAGAGAAAACCAAACCTTGAAACCACCAAAGGCTCCTTCTTTTCGTTTCTACATTATTGGAAAGAAAGCCCCGAAATCTATAGAAAACTTGTTTTAGGACTATTGTTTTTCACGCTCATAAATAGCTCGGATGTTTTTTTGCTGTTGAAGGCTAAAGAAGCTGGCCTAGACGATACTTGGGTTATTGCTGTTTATATTTTTTATAACCTCATCTTCGCATTATTTGCTCTGCCAATGGGCATTTTGGCAGATAAAGTTGGGATGAAAAACATCTTTATCATCGGTCTTCTGATTTTTTCAGTGGTGTATTTTGGGATGGCTATAAATACTAATATTTACTTTTTCTTCGGCCTATTTTTCTTGTACGGCGTTTATGCATCTATGACCGAAGGGATTTCCAAAGCTTGGATTACTAATATTACTTCTAAAAAAGATACGGCAACCGCGGTCGGTAATTATTCCGGATTTCAGAGTTTGTGCGCGATGCTATCCAGTACTTTAACCGGATTTATGTGGTTTCAATTTGGAGGAAATGCGGCTTTTATGACTACCGCTGCCTTAACCATTATTGCCATCGTTTATTTTATAAGTTTACCAAAACCCCAACCTTATGTTGAATAA
- a CDS encoding Uncharacterized conserved protein, DUF302 family — protein MKNSIFFSALLALSFSCSTVDNSETEQAFAMKIRANKHTSTDYNVVGTKYAAATIAMQAAYNRLIYSLKKNEAVSIIAEVDHEKNAKSVGLELNPTRVVFFGNPVLGTPLMQKNQLAGLDLPQHVLFFRNEKMEDYAMYNSVEYLKSRYDLEGVATLEKISGALQNLVSDATKSEIKSASGQTVSYADGIIIKESSQDFESTYSNLQNAILSNPNLKIVAELDHQKNAESVGLDLRPTRIIIFGNPNLGTPLMQDEQTVGLDLPQKMLVYQDENGNVFVAYNDLFYLKERHMLDSSDEQLQMISNALNNLSNAAVGM, from the coding sequence ATGAAAAATTCAATATTCTTTTCCGCATTGCTAGCCTTATCTTTTTCGTGCAGCACGGTAGACAACTCAGAAACAGAACAGGCATTTGCAATGAAAATCAGGGCCAATAAACACACTAGTACTGATTATAATGTTGTAGGCACAAAATACGCTGCCGCGACTATTGCCATGCAGGCGGCCTATAATCGCTTGATCTATAGCCTTAAAAAAAATGAAGCAGTATCGATTATCGCTGAGGTTGATCATGAAAAAAATGCAAAGTCAGTGGGATTAGAATTGAATCCGACCAGAGTAGTATTCTTTGGAAATCCAGTTTTGGGAACACCTTTGATGCAGAAAAATCAATTGGCGGGATTAGATTTGCCACAACATGTTTTGTTTTTTCGAAACGAAAAAATGGAAGATTATGCGATGTATAATAGCGTGGAATATCTAAAAAGTCGTTATGACCTAGAAGGCGTTGCCACTTTGGAAAAGATATCTGGAGCGTTGCAAAATTTAGTTTCAGATGCTACCAAAAGTGAAATAAAATCGGCTTCCGGTCAAACTGTCTCTTATGCTGATGGTATTATTATTAAAGAAAGCTCTCAGGATTTTGAAAGCACCTACTCTAATCTGCAGAATGCAATATTATCCAATCCAAACTTAAAAATCGTTGCAGAATTAGACCACCAGAAAAATGCAGAGAGTGTTGGATTAGACCTTAGACCAACCAGAATTATTATTTTCGGCAATCCAAATTTGGGAACTCCGTTGATGCAAGATGAGCAGACCGTAGGCTTAGACTTACCACAAAAAATGCTGGTTTATCAAGATGAAAACGGGAATGTTTTTGTTGCCTATAACGATCTATTTTACTTAAAGGAAAGACATATGTTAGACAGTAGCGATGAGCAATTACAAATGATCAGCAATGCTTTAAATAACTTGAGTAATGCCGCAGTAGGTATGTAG
- a CDS encoding K(+)-stimulated pyrophosphate-energized sodium pump codes for MDSNIIFVPIVLAIVGLLFMFVKMNWVKKQSAGSEKMQEISKAIKEGALAFLAAEYRLLLIFVVIASAALGVIAYMVPTTHWIIIVAFICGAFFSALAGNIGMRIATEANARTAEAAKTSLPQALKVAFGGGTVMGLGVAGLAVLGLSLFFMLFVNMFVTGGSNFYDDMTVALEALAGFSLGAESIALFARVGGGIYTKAADVGADLVGKVEAGIPEDDPRNPATIADNVGDNVGDVAGMGADLFGSYVATVLASMVLGNYLIKDMSVDTPFTDGFGNMGPILLPIVIAGVGILASIIGTFLVGIKSNTARESQVQKALDMGNWVAILLTLVASFFLIDYMLPETMNMKFFGEGYKAISSMNVFWSACIGLAVGALISVVTAHYTSLGKGPVMDIVKNSSTGAATNIIAGLAVGMKSTFLSVILFAAAIYGSYELAGFYGVALAASAMMATTAMQLAIDAFGPIADNAGGVAEMSELDPEVRERTDILDSVGNTTAAVGKGFAIASAALTALALFAAYVTFTGIDGINIFKADVLAMLFIGGMIPVVFSALAMQSVGKAAMEMVKEVRRQFREIPGIMEGTGKPEYAKCVAISTKAALREMILPGLITIITPILIGLIFGAEPLGGYMAGVCVSGVMWAIFQNNAGGAWDNAKKSFEAGVMIDGTMTFKGSEAHKAAVTGDTVGDPFKDTSGPSMNILIKLTCLVGLVIAPILGGHADETGYANTDQIKVEMNLESDAVAEAKVEFTKTVNGERVVETKTFTGTEAEVMANIKKYETDNNIEEIKVEKKVEKIETTNE; via the coding sequence ATGGATTCAAACATTATTTTTGTGCCGATTGTACTGGCAATAGTGGGACTTCTCTTCATGTTTGTGAAGATGAATTGGGTGAAAAAGCAGTCTGCCGGAAGTGAAAAAATGCAAGAGATCTCTAAAGCGATTAAAGAAGGCGCCTTAGCTTTCTTAGCGGCGGAGTATCGTTTGCTGTTGATTTTCGTGGTGATTGCCTCGGCTGCATTAGGCGTTATTGCTTATATGGTGCCAACCACACATTGGATTATAATCGTTGCATTTATATGTGGAGCTTTTTTCTCTGCACTTGCAGGAAATATCGGGATGAGAATCGCTACCGAAGCTAATGCACGTACTGCAGAAGCTGCCAAAACTAGTTTGCCACAAGCATTAAAAGTTGCTTTTGGTGGTGGTACAGTAATGGGATTAGGAGTTGCAGGACTTGCCGTTTTAGGCTTAAGTTTATTCTTTATGCTTTTCGTTAACATGTTTGTTACCGGAGGTTCTAACTTCTACGACGATATGACCGTTGCTCTTGAAGCATTGGCTGGTTTCTCCCTTGGAGCGGAATCTATTGCATTATTTGCTCGGGTTGGTGGTGGTATTTATACCAAAGCTGCCGACGTTGGAGCGGATTTAGTTGGTAAGGTTGAAGCTGGTATACCAGAAGATGACCCTCGTAACCCTGCAACCATTGCAGATAACGTGGGAGATAATGTTGGGGATGTCGCTGGTATGGGTGCGGATTTGTTCGGTTCTTACGTTGCGACCGTTTTGGCTTCTATGGTATTGGGTAATTACTTGATAAAAGATATGTCCGTTGATACTCCATTTACTGATGGCTTCGGAAATATGGGTCCTATATTATTACCAATCGTAATTGCAGGTGTTGGAATTTTAGCTTCAATCATTGGCACATTCTTAGTTGGAATAAAAAGTAATACAGCAAGAGAATCTCAAGTTCAAAAAGCATTAGATATGGGTAACTGGGTAGCAATTCTGCTTACTTTGGTTGCTAGTTTTTTCTTAATTGATTATATGTTGCCAGAAACCATGAATATGAAATTCTTTGGAGAAGGCTATAAGGCTATTTCTTCAATGAACGTTTTCTGGTCGGCTTGTATCGGTCTAGCGGTTGGCGCACTTATCTCTGTAGTTACCGCTCACTATACCTCTCTTGGTAAAGGACCGGTTATGGATATCGTTAAAAATAGTTCAACTGGAGCTGCTACCAACATCATCGCTGGTTTAGCTGTTGGTATGAAATCTACTTTTCTTTCTGTTATTCTTTTCGCTGCCGCAATCTACGGTTCTTATGAGCTAGCAGGATTTTACGGTGTTGCTTTAGCTGCTTCAGCTATGATGGCTACTACAGCAATGCAGTTAGCGATTGATGCTTTTGGACCGATTGCAGATAACGCCGGTGGTGTTGCAGAAATGAGCGAATTAGATCCTGAAGTTAGAGAACGTACAGATATTTTGGATTCGGTAGGTAATACAACTGCAGCGGTTGGTAAAGGTTTTGCAATTGCATCTGCTGCCTTAACTGCATTAGCACTTTTTGCTGCTTACGTAACGTTTACAGGAATCGACGGTATCAACATCTTTAAAGCTGATGTTTTAGCGATGTTATTTATCGGTGGTATGATTCCGGTTGTGTTCTCTGCTCTTGCAATGCAATCAGTTGGTAAGGCAGCAATGGAAATGGTTAAGGAAGTTCGTCGTCAGTTCAGGGAAATTCCTGGGATTATGGAAGGAACCGGAAAGCCAGAATACGCTAAATGTGTGGCTATTTCTACCAAAGCGGCATTGAGAGAAATGATCTTACCTGGTTTAATCACTATCATCACCCCAATATTAATTGGATTGATTTTCGGTGCTGAACCACTTGGTGGTTATATGGCCGGTGTTTGTGTAAGTGGTGTTATGTGGGCTATCTTTCAGAACAACGCCGGTGGTGCTTGGGACAACGCTAAGAAGTCTTTTGAAGCTGGTGTAATGATAGATGGTACAATGACCTTTAAAGGTTCTGAGGCGCATAAAGCTGCAGTTACTGGAGATACGGTAGGTGATCCATTTAAAGATACTTCAGGTCCATCGATGAACATCTTGATTAAACTAACCTGTTTAGTTGGTTTGGTAATTGCTCCGATTTTAGGAGGTCATGCGGATGAAACTGGATATGCTAATACTGATCAAATTAAAGTTGAAATGAATCTAGAAAGCGATGCGGTTGCAGAAGCTAAAGTAGAATTCACTAAAACTGTTAATGGTGAAAGAGTTGTTGAGACAAAAACTTTCACTGGTACTGAAGCTGAAGTAATGGCGAATATCAAGAAGTACGAAACAGATAATAATATAGAAGAAATTAAGGTCGAAAAGAAGGTCGAAAAAATAGAGACCACAAACGAATAA
- a CDS encoding Uncharacterized membrane protein, DUF4010 family: protein MNYNDLITLAIAFGLGMLVGLQRQKTDSEMAGVRTFTLISILGVMSGFLTRDFDNPYILPILGLSLMGMLAVANIIKLKKFDEADVGQTTEVAALLMFAIGAYLVLGSRVTGVVVGGTMAILLYLKEHLHDFIEDLKEKDLAAIMTFAGISLVILPILPNTTFGPYDVLNARNIWLMVTLIVGISVVGYFIYKFVGKNVGNIANGILGGLISSTATTVSYARKTAETKGIAKMAAFVIMAASTVALLRVMIEVVVVVPNKVPEVLLPLGVELVIMIALSIGLYYFINKEGDDAEMPEPSNPAQFKSALIFGILYAVILLAVAFTKDKFGNNALYAVSIISGLTDVDAITLSLSNLMKGEGLATSLGWRLILLASLSNLAFKGVLAATMGGRSLAKWVGIAFGISIITGLIIMWLWPESWHL from the coding sequence ATGAATTATAATGATTTAATAACACTAGCAATCGCATTCGGTCTAGGAATGCTTGTCGGCCTTCAACGTCAGAAAACAGACAGCGAAATGGCAGGCGTAAGAACTTTTACCCTAATTTCCATTTTAGGTGTAATGTCGGGATTTCTGACCCGGGATTTCGATAATCCATATATCCTACCTATTCTAGGATTGTCACTCATGGGCATGCTTGCCGTTGCCAATATCATTAAACTTAAAAAATTTGACGAAGCAGATGTTGGTCAGACAACAGAAGTTGCGGCACTGCTTATGTTTGCAATCGGTGCTTATCTTGTTTTAGGGAGCCGGGTTACAGGAGTTGTAGTTGGTGGTACTATGGCAATACTGCTTTACCTCAAAGAACATCTTCATGATTTTATCGAAGACTTAAAAGAGAAGGATTTGGCCGCCATCATGACTTTTGCTGGGATTTCGCTGGTAATACTACCTATTTTGCCAAACACTACCTTTGGTCCTTATGACGTACTAAACGCTAGGAATATCTGGCTTATGGTTACCTTAATCGTGGGTATAAGTGTCGTGGGGTATTTCATCTATAAATTCGTTGGAAAAAATGTAGGCAACATTGCCAATGGCATATTAGGTGGCCTTATAAGTAGTACCGCGACAACAGTCAGTTATGCGCGTAAGACAGCAGAAACTAAAGGTATTGCAAAAATGGCCGCTTTTGTAATTATGGCCGCTTCTACGGTGGCTCTATTAAGGGTGATGATTGAGGTTGTGGTAGTAGTTCCAAATAAAGTCCCGGAAGTTTTATTGCCTCTTGGAGTAGAGCTTGTGATTATGATTGCTTTAAGTATTGGACTATACTACTTTATAAATAAGGAAGGTGATGATGCCGAAATGCCGGAACCTAGTAACCCAGCACAGTTTAAAAGTGCACTTATTTTTGGAATTCTCTATGCGGTGATTTTACTGGCGGTAGCTTTTACCAAAGACAAATTTGGCAATAATGCTCTCTACGCAGTTTCAATCATTAGTGGTCTTACCGATGTAGATGCTATTACGCTTTCACTTTCAAACTTAATGAAGGGCGAAGGACTAGCAACATCACTAGGATGGCGTCTCATCTTATTAGCGAGTTTATCTAACCTTGCATTTAAAGGTGTTTTGGCGGCAACCATGGGTGG